One Seriola aureovittata isolate HTS-2021-v1 ecotype China chromosome 3, ASM2101889v1, whole genome shotgun sequence genomic window, acatttttgttgctCTGGTTTCTAATCAGATTTATGAAGGTTTATTTGCAGTGGTGttatcatgtctgtgttcaggtctgactgaatcatgactgCCTTTGTGTTATGTGAGTTTCACATATTTTtggatgttgatatttgttttggtttgaagATCAATTTGTTACGATATGTGAGTAAATGTAACCAGTAATATCACACATGAGAAGCTCTCAGCCCCTTTGATTTCGCCAAAGTAGCTCTAAGGATAAAAAAGGTTGGAGAGCTCTGCCATAGCGAAtgattgtcattatttttgtactcatcaaaccattcgTTGCCCTCTCATGCCCCGTTTGTAGGCATCTGCATTTGCAATGTTTCTGCACTCATTTATTCCCTTTTCCCTTTGGTTTGGCCCCATCTGTACTCTGATAACCTTATGCTCAGTTAGTTAAATATTACCTTGTGGTGGTAGAGCTCCTAACGCTGACAATTGTTATTGGTGAATTTAAGTAGGATCGCTGAGCTTCTGTTTTGTTATTAAAGTGGTATGTCGTTTGATACTGTTACTTAAGGGGCCTGCGTGTCCGTAAAGAAGTGTTAATGGCTGTTCAATGGCCTACCCATTATAGTCGACACATCCTTGGTACTTAATCACCCGCAGCAGAGTTTCCAGTTTACGAAGACAGCCTTGGACGTCTCCAGTAGACAGCATCTTTATCTATAAGCAAGGGAGAGAAGCGCTAAACCTAAACGTCTTTTCTAATGCTCATTTATCAAAACATTAGCTAGCTATATGTTTTAGCCGACTTTACCGTTAGCTACAAAAAACGTTACAAACCTGTCTGTTTTGGAAACACAGATAAAGACGACGATGATACAATAACCCGGatacttttctttaaaaacagattctTTGCAGCCAACAGCAACACCAGCGGGTAGGTTTGTTTCTGCCGGGTGGTCAACGACATGAAGCAGGATTGGCTGTTgcagactcctcctcctcctcctcctccttcttcttctgcttcttcttcttcttctggtgctgctgctgctgctgctgctgctgctgccacttcTAGTTTTTTGGCGGAGTACAATACCAACTTTTAGATGCATGACCGCCACCTACCATACTGGAAGTATGTACAACAGGATGTAGTTTCCTTAACtctattaaaaaatataaataaataaataagtgaaacaCTACATTATATTAAACAATCAAGTGTTCACTAAGAAATCAATTACTCCTCTCtgagtttcacacacacaccctatcTCTATTTGATCCTTAGaactgtgtgttcatttttcCCCTACTTTCTTTATTGTACAGACGTTCATATACAAAggtacaagcacacacatagacgataaaacaataaaagaaaagacaatgacaaacaaaaatattaaattaatataaaaaaaatcacattttatgtgTAACAAAGCCAGAGTTTGTGTAATATGCATATTCATTCAACAGTTTTAAAGTCTTAatagcttttttgtttttaacatcagATGAAATGATCCTTTTCTTTGATAAAGTGCAGGAAAGTTGACTTGGATCTTAACCATTTTTCTTATGAATATGGaatttcccaaatgtttccaaaaataataaaatgttttattatatataatacatgTCGCTTTCAATCTTATCTTGACAAAAATATAGCATTACATTGAACATAACTATTTAAATCATAAACCAAATCAAACCAAACCAATCCCATCTCCCCACCTATATCAACGGACCATAACAAACTAACAAACCAAACAACTTTCAACTCCCAATTATGGCACATCTCTCCTACCAATGGATGCTCCCAattccccccaccctcccatGTAACCCCAAGTACCCATTTTCTACCTGGAAAGaataggaaaataaataaataccaccttatttgtttatttcacacatatatatatatatataaattgtttttctctctgtatctctcgCTCaacaaatttatatatatatatatatataatgtatatatagcAATAACAAAAAGCTGTCAGTTGTTCTCTGTAGTAGTGTATGCCATcatgttatgttgttatgttggtatgttatattattatgtttttatgttatgtatgttgtgttgttatgttatgtaatgtatgttatgttgttatgttgttatgttgatATATTATGtatgttatgttgttatgttataATTTCTTGttatgttatatatgttatgttgtcatgttatgttatgaATGTTGTTctgttatgttatgttgttatgttatgtcattttatgtatgttgtgttatgttatgctatgttatgtatgttatgttgttatgttatgttatgttatgttatgttgtgtCAAGTCTTGTTATGTTACGTCTCGTTACGTTATGTCTTGTGATGTTatcactttctttgtctttatcttgctttaccaaataaaattaaatcatgataaaaaaaacataactatTTCAATATTCACTTTTAGTTTCATATTTGGAAAACTGGCTACATCAATCCAGAACATTGTAAATTTACAGTGAAAAAATAGATGGGAAATATTCTCTTTTTCTAGACCACAAAAATCACTCTTTTAGTCAATATGCAGTTTGGATCTTTCTAACATATGTTTAACCAGATAAATTCTATGCAATATCTTGAAAGACTTACACTTGCTattgataaaatatttatttgaaacttGCCTTGCCCACTGTATATCACTAAATACGTAAGACCAAAAACATTAAGATGATGCGATAGTAACATAACGAAGAGTATTCCCTGATATCTTTGTGAGAGCATTTCTCTATTAGGATATTCGTTTCaccaatataatataataatacttCCCACCGAATCTTCAAAATTGATAGGTATGTTTACAATCCCAGAAGAACTATCTACTCAATGACTCTCCACAAACATACCAACACGTTTTTTCACGTATAACGAGCTGACGTCATGACGTAGCTTGTATGCACAGAGCTTTCTGCTTTTTTCGTTctgtttatcagtttatcatACGCAGCTTCTATTTTCATAGAAAGTGGATGCGTTTCACTCGTTATTGtaaaatgctgatttttttttcagttcatctgtttCTGTGATGACAGGGGAGAGAAGGGGCGGGGCAGaggtgacaggaggagggagaaaacagaTAATAATTGTGTTGGCAATAGACTACGGTATGGAAGCTTCCTCCTGAACAAAAGACGCAAGTGTTctatttttgtttgtagttgGCTAAATGAAATGACACCAGGATAAGTTTGATAGCAGGGAAATCACATTTCCAGCTGTCCTTGTGTGCAGGTCGGGTTGTCAGAGGAATCACTAAACTCAGGTAGGTAGCCCGGGTTGCGCCGCTCTCTCGTATTCGTTTGGAAATACTGTGTAGTGCTTGTAAGAGAAACATGATAAGTTTAGTTGTTTAGGGCGGTATAAAGACCCTGCTTGGGTCGACACTCGCTTCATCAACTTAAAGTAGCTCAGTAAGCTAACTCGGGTGTTTGTAGCAACTGCTTGTGAGTGAAGAGCGATTCAACCAATGACGTTTCATTTGGAATGCTGTCGTGTTCCGTGTGACCAATGGTATTGAAGGGAAGGCGGGACTAACGGTCAAACTACCTTGTTGGTTAGAACTTCTAGCGCTGATGTTTTTAACGTTGTAATGGATTTGTTTGTACAACACAGCTGACGTTAGGCAGTCTGAGAGAGGGGAAGGCTGGTCAGTTAGTACATTAAAAAGACTGGACAGtgattacttttttgttttctcgCACACACTAAGTCGATTAACCTTCGAGGCTAATTTAAAGTTAATCGGAGCTCTGACAACGCTTTAAATAGATGCTGACATGAATGTGTAAGCAGGGGTTGGCTAtatgcatactgtatgtcagtggTTTCAACTTGATTTTTCAGTTACAGTCCagttagctgtgtgtgtgtgtgtgtgtgtgtgtgtgtgtgtgtgtgtgtgtgtgtgtgtgtgtgtgtgtgtgtgtgtgtgtgtgtgttcgtttcATTAACACATTTAAGGCAAACAATTTTATGGCACTTGAgctataaaaacacagactcaGTGAAAGAGACAGCATCTAATCCCAGAGTGCCCATAGCCAGTACGTCCGCACATCTTCTTTACTCCACTTGACTCTTAAAAATGTTCATCTAATAAGCAAGGTAATAAGCAGTCCTTTCTACTAGAACATAATGCAGTGAAATATAAGAGCAGTGAAGTTGTCATCAGAATCAGAAGCAGAAAatggtttattgccaagtaggttgtcaacatacaaggaatttgctttggtgttttggtgagtaacaataaacatagtaagaaaaaaagaaatataagcAACGATAAAACAAGCCAGTACTGCAGGTCagatatattaaatataaatagaaaatttaacaatatgataaaatatttacaataaaaatgtgaagaaatattatagaaaaatataaatatatacaatacaaatatgtacactTAAGTGAGCCAAATGTAATCTGACTTGATTTGTGTCAGTGAAAGGTAACTCTATTTTGTTGACGGATACATGATCATCTCAAACACCAGAGCTTAGAGTTGTTTGGCAGATTTTGTACAAAACGTGTTGAACTGTTTAAGTCACTAGTGGATAGCATGAAATACGATCTAAGACAATGTATTGTTACATTATACTCAGTGGTTAGCCCATGTTGTTTGAAGACCAGTGGATATAGAATATGATTACATGCACAGTGTCCTGGATATAAGTATTAACTTATTTGTGATCATATTCAgttacagtgtttctgttttttgggAACTGACTTAGTTTCACACTGTCTATGGATTTTCCTTCTTTATGAGGTTGCCACAGCGACAAGTATCCTGTGCTGACTTATAATTTGTCACCATATAACTTGTTTTCCTGTCTTACTACTAAATCAAAGACTGACACATGGATTAGATGTTTTCTAAATGGATTAGTCAAATGAATATaagatatttttatttgcacCTACATAAATTATACAAATGTGATCTGATTACGTCACATAAACATGCTGCTCTGCGAGCAGTTCTCTAATTGTGCTTATGGCACACCCTCTGATCATAAGCAGTACTTTTGCTGGGAAGTAAAATGAGAAGAAGGACTACAGGGAAAGTGTGCAGGTACAGTTAACCAActagggctgcacgatatgcaaaaaaaatcatattgcgattattttggcagatattgtgattgcgatttcagttggaatggtcgttttttgcatttcattttacatatgTCTCAGACTCGGTAGATACATTCAGTAATACAGCACATTATTCTGTATCTCATCATCTCAGTACCATTTCTGCACTGTGTTACTCTGCTACCATATAGATGGGTCAGGCACTGTGGAGGCTGCCTCCcagacaacagcaacagcttcaGGAAGAGCTAGCCGACCGACTGGCTGACCAAGGAGGAGGAAGGCGAGAGCAAGGTAATCcttatatttttcatcattaataTCACTTTTAGGACTTTCAGAACCATGCAAATGTAAAGAACATCTGGAAGAATGTAGGTGTTCCATTACTTTTGACCAGaagtgtatacagtatatataatatagaatTAATATTGGAATATAGTTAGTTATTTATAAATTCAATGATGACAATATTTTATTAGTCTTTAGCCGCGATGCAGGCTGGGATAGTTTCCAACTTCCCTGTAATGCCACACAGCAGTAAGGATGACAGTTAttaagatttttgttttttgtcttttgttttttcttctttaatttccTACGGAGAGATGGCGGTCCCCAAAGAAGAGCTCCTCAGCACTGTTATGGCACTGACATCCACCATCTTCTGAGAACACGCAGGGGAGGTACGAACACTCAAACACTAAGCTAACACTAAGGGCATAGCTACTACTAACGCTCTGTATCACTATCATTATTATGTATTCTTGGGTTGTTCCGTGTTCTTGGATTGCTTACGTTCCTTTCCATTATTTCTGATGATGTGTCCATACACTCAGcatggttagaaaaaaaaagccattggTTTCCTACCTACAGCAGAAGTCATTACTTCAGTTGGTTAGATTAGATTAGTGCAAGCAATATGTCTACTCCTGCAATGGTACATATAAGACATTCAATTTAAACCAAGTTCAACAACTCCACCAAGGCACAGGAGTTTTAATTGGTCAGCTAGCCATTTGCTGCAGTCTTTGCAGTGTGTTCAACAGCAGATGTGAGGCAACAGAGTCGTTCTTGAGTGCTTGTTCAAGGCCCCTAGCACACCAGCTAAGTGTCAGCTGCCTCAGAAAGAAATTCCTTCAGTTAGGATTTATGTTGTTTGCTACGTCATAGCtgtgtcacctcacagcaagaTGGTCCCGTTCTTCTAAGAGAAAATGCCCACGAGCAACTACAGGTCAACTACGAGCTAGTCGTTTGAAAACTGTGCATTTCTCTGCCTGTATGTGACAGACTTTCACTGGATAATTCCAGAGCTCGCTCGTGTCTCCGCTCTTTCATGCAAAACACTTCACCACACTTCTTTCACTtctgagttgtgttcttacattatcccagaTGTTTCCATCatttctcaaaccagagaaacgTCATGCTAATGGGATGTTTCATTGGTCGCTTGTcgatgacatcatatcctctatgatcatgtgtcagtgtgtttgtctgacagaagctcaacattgacttttatctagtttaaagccacatacactttttaaaCGTTgttggttttcagctctatatttgaaccagattaaggattttagtcatcgaacgtctggatctgaagttatcagagaaacaagctgaggaagtgttagacagctcagctcccagctgctggagacgtcctaTGTCACTGAAGAGCATCTGCGAATCACTGGTTTTCATcatgaaactgcttttttcagtgtttctatcaggacacctctgtggataattcagctgctggtaaaaacctgctgaacatctgcttcataagttatcagagaaacaatcagaacaaaggttagcatcaatctcagctccagctcttccctgagtctctgtcctccacaCAGCGTtgctcaaactctgactttaaatgtcaaactgctttagtCAGTGTTTctaacagttaaaaacactggatctgtttgatttcctgaaccactgaagGAATCTGAACTGGGAGGAGCTTAATGGCactgaagacaacaactcccatgatcccatgctatttcatgacatcatccaaacttttttttaaaaattttttgaTTTATGCATGTCTGGTTTGGGTCGGTTTTCCATAGGTCTCTGTCAGATTGTGTGAATCATCTCAGGGTCGGGCAGGTGGAATGTCACTGTCACCTACCTGCAATGAATGATTATGTTTGTGATGTTGTACACAATGGAAATTGGTGACTACTAAGTCGGAGAGAAAGTGGGGAAGAATGCAACAAAAGGCTTCAAAACTGCCATATTAGGCTTCTAGTAACAATATATATCACATCACATATCACTCTGAGATCTGGACAACGTCTAGttttaaatacaatttacaatGTGAGCCATGTTGaagcaataaaaagtaaatctaAATGTTTGTCTCTCTTCTGGTCTCCCTGTAGGCAAAGAGCAGCAGGGTTTTATAGATTTGGAGATGCTGCCTCCTGAATTAGGCATCACCATACTGTCGTACTTGAATGCTACTGATCTGTGCCTGGCCGGCTGTGTGTGGCAGGACCTGGGGAATGATGAATATCTATGGCAGGGGTAAGGAGAGTCATCTGTTTGTGGTGATTAAAGTAATGAGGTAGTGAATTGATGAAATGCCTCTTGGTGACCAGAAATCTTtctcagcagcaacaacagttGTGATTTGTACTGACATACAAAATAATTGATGACAGATAGACTCAAGATAGACAAAAGGTTCAAGGTATCGAAAATGAACGGCATGTTTTTGCCAAATACTGACTCCACAGTTGTCCCTATCAGCTGCTGTCTTTCTTAGTTGCGAATACGGTAAAGTTGTattgtgttcttttttatttgtttctgtgctgtaaCCCATGTGTTTCGATCCATCAGGCTTTGTAAGTCCACATGGGGACACTGCTCCATCTACAACAGAAGACTACCTGCTGGTTTCTCCTACAGAAGACTATACCTACAGCTGGATGAAGGCAGCCTGACATTCAATGCTAACCCGCAGGAGGTAACGCATACCCAGTCATCCCAGATCTCCTGCCCCATAGATGCACACTACCTCAGAGTTTCTGccatgtttgtgtgctgtgtgtgttaaattTGTGCTAGAGAAGAAACGGTCTAAAAATTTTAGATCACAATTATAGTGACCAAAATTACCACAGTTATTAGTAGTATCACGGTGTTAAAATGTgcttaaaatattatataaaaccacaaataaatacTTAGTAGAATGATAACATGTCCAACACATCTGTGTCACAGATGAGGACAAGGGACCAGTAACATTACTGGGTTTGCCTGCTGCATGTCCACTCTGTGAAcaagggaaaagaaaatgtattattattgttattgtcctgctgtgacgtctttcagagcacagacactgtaaacacaattGTCACTTGTCCAGCATGGTGCTGTtaagccctgaaataagtttaaaaacacacaatcactgactgaagcgtctcacacagagactctgacactgacaggagcACCAACCTGGGGATGAGACTTGACAGATCCATTTTATCCAGTTTGCATggcggctagcagctcactgtttctcccctgtgtctgtgtgtgtgctctgtaagtgcatgtgatgacattgctccaaacagaaaggcaaactcgtccggcagtggaaaaggggccaatcaatcagtcaatcaatcagtcatttttttgtggGTTTACCTGTGTTTAAAAACCTGCTTTTACCTGCTAACTTTAGCGTAAAAAGGTTTTAGAGGCTGAAAAATCTCCAGAGCAGCGCCGTCACTGCCTTCTTCATGTTCTGACTAACACATAATTAACCCATGTTGCTTTGCTGCACATGCGTCTGGGAGACCGTTGCTGGTTGATGCCTTACAGAACCCAACATCAGTCAAATTAACCACAGTAATTAACAATGGTAATTAACCATAGTTATAGTcataattcaaatttaaatggtGACCCTAACCGTCTGGaatttttactgtgttttaggGTGAAACTGATAACTGTTTCATCTCTAGTTTCTGCACATGTTTTTGTCTGGGACAATGATGTCACGACAAAATTGCatgtttgatgatgtcatcattttgagcatctgtgtgtgtgtgtgtgtgtgtgtgtgtgtgtgaagggtaTCAGTTATTTTATGTCTAAAGGTATACTACTGGATCATCCAACCGAGCTGGCGAAGTTCATCTTCTACACTAGACGACTCAACTGGAAGATGCTGAGGATTTACCTGGATGAGAGGTGACATACAAagatacacacagaaaaccagaCAACTTCCACAACCGCTTGTTATgatgaaaagtttacatgtttacaATGGAAGCATTTCTGCCCTAAGAAAGTCTAAAACCAGGCCATAACCTAGTAAAGTGTTAAAGGTAAATCAACTTGTAAGTGGTTaaattatttcactgtgtggcggtgtttatttattgtatcTGCTATGAAATCAAAGATACATTGACTGGTGTCACTTTCCTTTCCACATTTCATAATTCAGCCACTTTCTTTCAGAACTAATTGAAATATCATATATCATGCTATTAAGTCTTCatttgtgtatgtctgtgtatgtgcaggCGGGATGTCCTGGATGAGTTGGTGACCCTCCATAATTTCAGTAACCAGTTCCTCCCCAACGCTCTGCGGGATTTCTTCAGACATATCCATGcaccagaggagagaggagagtatCTGGAGACCCTCATCACCAAGTTCAGCCACAGGTTTTGTACCTGTAATCCGGGTCTTGTCCGAGAGCTGGGTCTCAGTCCTGGTtagtacgtacacacacatacaataaatatactgatcacatactgtatgttactttaaaaaaaacatgctaacacctgctaacatcGGGCTTTTGCCATCAGTGTGCAAGGTTACAATCAGTATTCACTCCCAGGTGAAAGACTCTGCAGTTGTCACAGGTGTTTATCAGCTCTAGCTCTGATCGTGGGTCATGTCCCGAGAGTAGGAGAGGCCAGATGGCAGCTTGCTAGTCACTGCTGCAGTCCCCCGGTTCTGGTTCCAACTGTTGAGGCCTTTCAGGAGGTACAAATGCAAAttcagtgtgtttgcactgGTTGTTGCTCATCTCACCCAGCAAGTAAAATGAAGTTGTTGCCTCAAAACAGTAGCTAGCTGAATTTCTTCCAGTTTGGAAGACAACAGCTAATAAGAAtgagttattatttttatgcctccgtgccGGCCACAGTCAGGTTAAATGTCCGCCACGGAACTTCAAGGTCagtcacaaaacactttttagtcATTTCTCAGGACTTCACACatcaattatgacaaaatttgaacacaaatggttcatatttta contains:
- the fbxo8 gene encoding F-box only protein 8, yielding MGQALWRLPPRQQQQLQEELADRLADQGGGRREQDGGPQRRAPQHCYGTDIHHLLRTRRGGKEQQGFIDLEMLPPELGITILSYLNATDLCLAGCVWQDLGNDEYLWQGLCKSTWGHCSIYNRRLPAGFSYRRLYLQLDEGSLTFNANPQEGISYFMSKGILLDHPTELAKFIFYTRRLNWKMLRIYLDERRDVLDELVTLHNFSNQFLPNALRDFFRHIHAPEERGEYLETLITKFSHRFCTCNPGLVRELGLSPDAVYVLCYSLILLSIDLTSPHVKNKMSKREFIRNTRRAAHNVSDDFVGHLYDNIYLIGHVAA